From a region of the Trichoderma atroviride chromosome 6, complete sequence genome:
- a CDS encoding uncharacterized protein (EggNog:ENOG41): MWDVVWTDPDRELVGEHKARKEKEDMFKNDDKSQPRRRSASTASSRWSTDSPFAIFRIRGSKKANASSSNAEMASSGSSGVASPAMASSDRSPMSKTFDEGSRRSSSRMSTSFLERLANFESPLNTSPLLPEKSGDACRRLFCSSAVEDIPSSPSAIKRFSIGGSTSDDLTESEKMRSLVQIFRRSPSTIEPVGNCPLPSAGSAVAPDRLAPGEKSPSLPLSPTIRSKIRPAAMQVSQIDSQLASSNASTKTRITPNSPEAWKPVDEWEPLPLLRGSPEPSSSSLLVDADSFDHSPGIHNDFRLLHTAVVRMATKSAAEILVTLETLWKNVAKKDVAYLLGDSVMVEDLRRWMLSTMIHMDKVPALENRVSPRKECLLTARMVVCLYDSAATVAYLAALEPTKQHDHISLMETPKEDLFNNVRIVSVPRIAPTEFPIAPRIYESVHSLTLPSLCPLSLLPGMLNNVYKCLNKKGFIRLILIDPLPRAATLGARMRMWIEENLLRNLAKQGKCMSPSTAFPHLLAQAHLRGDGSTLTTTKFYAVPGSAISRDQDAAKDSVQTEKEAKAQVRSLVGRMLWVEVWGSYVTCNKWWWDDPECVAECLELGTLWEYHAVKGVKELKAT, encoded by the exons atgtGGGATGTCGTCTGGACTGACCCCGATAGAGAACTGGTGGGCGAGCACAAGGCAcggaaagagaaagaggacaTGTTCAAGAACGACGATAAAAGTCAGCCGAGACGCCGTTCGGCATCCACAGCCAGCTCGCGCTGGTCAACTGACTCCCCGTTTGCCATCTTTCGTATTAGAGGCTCAAAGAAGGCAAAcgcgtcttcttccaacgCGGAAATGGCATCTTCTGGCTCGTCGGGAGTTGCGTCACCGGCGATGGCCTCTTCTGATCGCTCGCCAATGTCCAAAACGTTTGACGAGGGGAGTCGTCGAAGCTCTAGCCGCATGTCCACCAGCTTCCTCGAGAGACTTGCCAACTTTGAAAGCCCCTTGAACACCAGTCCCTTGTTGCCCGAGAAGAGTGGCGATGCATGCAGAAGGCTATTCTGTAGCTCTGCGGTCGAAG ATATCCCCTCCTCGCCATCGGCTATCAAGCGCTTCTCGATTGGGGGCTCGACCTCTGATGATTTGACCGAGTCCGAGAAGATGCGGAGTCTGGTGCAGATATTCCGGCGAAGTCCATCGACAATCGAGCCAGTTGGCAACTGCCCACTGCCGTCTGCGGGCAGCGCAGTCGCTCCTGACCGTTTGGCACCTGGAGAAAA ATCTCCATCTCTACCTCTATCGCCCACGATCAGATCAAAGATTCGCCCAGCAGCCATGCAGGTCTCACAAATAGACTCCCAGCTCGCCTCATCGAACGCCAGCACGAAAACGCGAATCACGCCAAATAGTCCCGAGGCTTGGAAGCCGGTAGATGAATGGgagcctctccctcttctaCGCGGATCACCTGagccttcctcttccagcttgcTTGTTGACGCTGACTCTTTCGACCACAGTCCCGGAATACACAATGATTTTCGTTTACTACACACAGCAGTTGTTAGAATGGCAACCAAGAGTGCAGCGGAAATCCTAGTTACGTTGGAGACGCTATGGAAGAATGTTGCGAAGAAAGACGTTGCCTATCTTTTAGGCGACAGTGTTATGGTAGAGGATCTGCGCAGATGGATGCTCTCGACCATGATTCACATGGACAAAGTCCCAGCCCTTGAAAATCGAGTGTCTCCTCGTAAGGAGTGTCTCCTGACAGCTCGTATGGTTGTGTGTCTCTACGACTCAGCAG CCACCGTTGCCTATCTCGCTGCACTCGAACCCACGAAGCAACACGATCACATATCGCTTATGGAGACGCCGAAAGAAGATTTGTTCAACAACGTTCGGATAGTTTCTGTCCCTAGAATCGCGCCTACAGAATTTCCAATAGCGCCTCGGATTTATGAATCAGTTCATTCGCTGACGCTGCCTTCTTTGTGTCCGTTGTCTCTGCTGCCCGGGATGCTCAACAATGTCTACAAGTGCTTGAATAAGAAAGGCTTCATTCGGTTAATACTTATTGATCCGCTACCTCGAGCTGCTACCTTGGGCGCAAGGATGAGAATGTGGATAGAGGAGAATCTGCTTCGAAACCTAGCAAAACAAGGCAAATGCATGAGCCCCAGCACGGCATTTCCACACCTACTCGCCCAAGCTCACCTCCGCGGGGATGGAAGCACTCTAACAACGACAAAATTTTACGCCGTGCCGGGTAGCGCAATAAGCAGAGACCAAGATGCAGCTAAAGACTCAGTGCAAACGgagaaggaggccaaggctcAGGTCAGAAGCCTGGTTGGGCGTATGCTTTGGGTAGAGGTATGGGGTTCGTATGTGACTTGTAACAAATGGTGGTGGGATGACCCGGAATGCGTCGCCGAGTGTCTCGAGCTGGGTACACTATGGGAATATCATGCCGTCAAAGGGGTCAAGGAACTGAAGGCGACGTAG
- a CDS encoding uncharacterized protein (TransMembrane:10 (i133-158o178-199i206-226o276-293i361-381o401-426i438-459o465-482i489-507o513-533i)), with amino-acid sequence MHPKNSEEPGTLDPRLSSPRLPPAPPVGRSKFCGFRDFADLVDKWLSGSCLGRLFRLADSGHAKALEGTTFFREIRAGLTTFATMAYIIAVNASILSQTGGTCDCDLKNKFQCDTIPAYADCKEEVRRDLITATAAIAGLASLFFGLLTNLPVALAPGMGLNAYFAYQVVGSNGSGSVSYRTALTAVFFEGIIFIFLALTGMRQWLVRLIPATIKTATGVGIGFLLTEIGLSYSSGIGAITGGSTSTPLALGGCPPHMINPETGACIAGQMTNPSMWLAVFCGGIVTAFLMAFRVKYALVIGIALVSVISWPRNTPVTYFPDTPEGDSRFSFFKQIIAWHPLSKTVNQLDWSLEGTSTSHFILALFTFLYVDIIDATATLYSMVRFCGVVNPKDGDFPRSTIAYCTDATFISIGALFGCSPITAFIESGAGIAEGGRTGLTAVVAGLCFIVSIFFAPIFASIPPWATGCTLILVGCMMIRQVTQVNWRYIGDALPSFIVMTFIPFSYSVAYGLIAGLFVYTILNTLIGLVVFLSNNRIEPREYDLKEYWTWKGSGRPPWFVRAMRRDRSHNSPSSADDHDDSVPPVAEENESQRGLNLQQSRDNPPGKDGSTAMVEQSVLPIDHDEAYGYHHHSSSMRGIAR; translated from the exons ATGCACCCTAAAAACAGCGAAGAACCCGGAACGCTTGATCCAAGgctgtcttctccaagacttcctccagctcctccggTTGGCCGATCCAAATTCTGCGGTTTTCGAGACTTTGCCGACCTTGTTGATAAGTGGCTGAGCGGTTCCTGCTTAGGGCGACTGTTTCGTCTGGCCGACTCGGGACAT GCCAAAGCACTTGAAGGCACAACCTTTTTCAGAGAGATTCGCGCTGGGCTGACAACTTTTGCGACCATGGCATACATCATCGCTGTGAAT GCTTCTATCCTCTCTCAGACTGGCGGAACTTGCGACTGTGACCTGAAGAACAAATTTCAGTGCGATACTATCCCTGCCTATGCGGACTGTAAAGAAG AGGTACGAAGGGATTTGATTACAGCTACGGCAGCCATAGCTGGCCTCGCCTCTCTGTTTTTTGGATTGTTGACCAATCTACCCGTCGCCCTTGC CCCAGGAATGGGCCTCAACGCCTATTTCGCCTACCAA GTTGTTGGCAGCAACGGTTCTGGTTCCGTCTCCTACCGAACCGCCCTCActgccgtcttcttcgaAGGCATCATATTCATTTTCTTAGCTTTGACAGGGATGCGTCAATGGCTCGTCAGACTCATCCCAGCCACCATCAAAACCGCCACTGGAGTTGGAATTGGATTTCTTCTGACAGAAATTGGGCTCTCCTACTCGTCTggcattggcgccatcacAGGCGGCAGCACATCTACCCCTCTGGCTTTGGGTGGCTGCCCTCCTCATATGATCAATCCAGAGACGGGGGCATGTATTGCTGGTCAAATGACGAATCCATCG ATGTGGCTCGCCGTCTTTTGCGGTGGTATCGTGACAGCCTTCCTAATGGCGTTTAGAGTCAAGTACGCTCTCGTCATCGGAATTGCGCTCGTCTCTGTCATCTCGTGGCC CCGCAACACTCCAGTCACTTATTTCCCCGATACCCCAGAAGGCGACTCTcgattttcctttttcaaaCAAATCATTGCATGGCACCCTCTCTCCAAGACTGTCAACCAGCTTGACTGGAGCCTCGAGGGCACCAGCACCTCTCACTTTATTCTTGCTCTCTTTACTTTCCTCTATGTCGATATCATCGACGCTACTGCTACTTTATACTCCATGGTCCGTTTCTGTGGAGTCGTCAATCCCAAAGACGGGGATTTTCCGCGCTCAACAATCGCATACTGCACTGATGCGACCTTTATCTCGATCGGAGCTCTATTCGGATGCTCTCCCATCACCGCCTTCATCGAGAGTGGCGCGGGTATTGCGGAAGGTGGACGCACTGGTCTCACTGCCGTGGTGGCAGGGCTTTGCTTCATCGTATCAATCTTCTTTGCTCCTATATTTGCTTCTATCCCGCCCTGGGCTACGGGATGTACACTCATCTTGGTCGGCTGCATGATGATTCGCCAAGTCACGCAAGTTAATTGGCGCTACATTGGCGACGCTCTTCCTTCCTTCATTGTCATGACGTTTATACCGTTTAGCTATAGCGTCGCATATGGCCTCATTGC TGGCCTGTTTGTCTACACCATCCTCAACACCCTCATCGGCCTCGTGGTTTTCCTCTCCAATAACCGTATCGAGCCCCGGGAATACGATCTCAAAGAGTACTGGACTTGGAAGGGTTCTGGCCGTCCGCCCTGGTTTGTCCGGGCCATGAGGAGAGACAGAAGCCATAATTCACCTTCTTCGGCGGATGATCATGACGATTCCGTTCCTCCTGTCGCTGAGGAGAACGAAAGTCAGCGGGGCTTGAACCTCCAGCAAAGCCGCGATAATCCTCCCGGCAAGGATGGCTCTACAGCAATGGTGGAGCAATCTGTGTTGCCGATTGATCATGATGAAGCCTATGGTTATCATCATCACTCCTCTTCGATGAGGGGCATTGCTCGTTGA
- a CDS encoding uncharacterized protein (MEROPS:MER0013494), translating to MSGGWNTIESDAGVFTSLLENLGVKDVQFEELLTLDPSELLTLQPLYGVIFLFKFPTDRPYATADGPLDGTFDHDASERIFFAAQTIQNACATQALLSVLMNKTADDEVDIGAQMKDFRDFTMVLPPEFRGEALSNSDLIREVHNSFARSSPFADETQRTGEPSEDVFHFIAYTPVDGVLYELDGLQPAPISHGPCATEDFPLKVVDVLQRRIARYDATEIRFNLLAMCRDLRIRAREFGDEELLEREERKRKDWLFENALRRHNFVGFAGEVVKKVVENKLDAGGDDAVNKWVSDSLERKKRRRGPWAGGEVVM from the exons ATGAGCGGTGGTTGGAATACAA TTGAGTCTGACGCA GGCGTCTTTACCAGTCTTTTAGAGAACCTCGGCGTCAAAGACGTCCAGTTCGAAGAACTCCTCACTCTCGACCCGTCCGAGCTGCTCACCCTCCAGCCCCTCTACGGcgtcatctttcttttcaagTTCCCAACCGACCGGCCCTACGCCACGGCCGACGGCCCGCTCGACGGCACCTTTGACCACGATGCCTCGGAgcgcatcttcttcgccgcgcAGACGATCCAGAACGCCTGCGCGACGCAGGCCCTGCTCAGCGTGCTCATGAACAAGacggccgacgacgaggtcgACATTGGCGCGCAGATGAAGGACTTTCGCGACTTCACAATGGTCCTGCCGCCCGAGTTCCGCGGCGAGGCCCTCAGCAACTCGGACCTCATCCGCGAGGTGCACAACAGCTTCGCGCGCAGCAGTCCCTTTGCCGACGAGACGCAGCGCACGGGCGAGCCCTCCGAGGACGTCTTCCACTTCATTGCCTACACGCCCGTCGACGGCGTGCTGTACGAGCTGGACGGCCTGCAGCCCGCGCCCATCTCACACGGGCCCTGCGCCACCGAAGATTTCCCCCTGAAAGTGGTGGAcgtgctgcagcgccgcatTGCCCGCTACGACGCGACCGAGATCCGCTTCAACCTGCTGGCTATGTGCCGCGACTTGCGGATCCGCGCGCGCGAGTTTGGcgacgaggagctgctggagcgggAGGAGCGCAAGCGCAAAGACTGGCTGTTTGAGAATGCGCTGAGGAGGCACAACTTTGTGGGCTTTGCGGGCGAGGTGGTGAAGAAGGTGGTGGAGAATAAACTTGATGCGGGAGGTGATGATGCAGTGAACAAGTGGGTGAGCGACAGcctggagagaaaaaagcgGCGGAGAGGGCCATGGGCGGGAGGGGAAGTGGTGATGTAG
- a CDS encoding uncharacterized protein (EggNog:ENOG41~TransMembrane:2 (i521-543o549-574i)): protein MASEQQTAQSPGSLALPDPPAVNLQVLSPSVGVNRPLMFPGLSSATTIKQLKEMIRQSLPLRPSDENQRLIYRGRALLHETDTLLDVIRGDVFRQPDLHTIHLVLRDVSDGVSPASTFLPVTQSPALGNQPSNIQPPNIQRQSPPHPAFMGPPPPPGMARRPVVQPVHQIHQNATPSQPQAPSSARPHSPSPAHTPEQAAAFQQQHQSMTQWLTQIQREAMARMVQQNQRGRAHMGMRGVGDPAAANYGGLTPESNSGRGSPAPSHTIYREVIGPNGHSYHVETRNGAGGLPGASASAPSIPGVFTPNDIHNILRGADSNQIPAPLANALHQSNLRRSASSASLHNRAFNQPSITTSVFANGGSRAGSGRATPDLGLRSVSGSFIPAPTSAPSLVPSQSRQGVDVYILSSPEGPRALLFNGNVAEAYYTPRLAMQPLPYYSPSLIRTMQPQTRDDHHQTQRADARQAAQTPQDPAPQPQPQQQQQQQQQVQQPQPPQPQGQQPRIAPLHAGNPPAAGLAHLIVQLAPHIWLIVRLALFVWFFTPVNSSWSRWCTVIALALFMFALTTGLLAGYAEQIWRPIGRYLETVLPAMDHGNHGHRQDANHDGAPRAERNRMPDPAETAARLLAERRNQESWLTGQLRRLERAGLLFLASIAPGVAERHIANQEREAREQETRRREAEIAARAAEAAMADAMANARAVVAAEYDEDETVHETSDGQHQSGEQDVHHDYEDAERDRAIREEISTA from the exons ATGGCTTCGGAGCAGCAAACGGCCCAGAGCCCGGGCTCTCTTGCATTGCCCGATCCGCCTGCAGTAAACCTCCAGGTGCTGTCGCCATCGGTTGGCGTGAATCGGCCCCTGATGTTCCCTGGACTCTCGTCTGCCACGACCATCAAGCAGCTCAAAGAGATGATCCGACAAAGCCTCCCCTTGCGGCCATCGGACGAAAACCAGCGTCTCATCTATCGCGGCCGAGCGCTTCTACATGAGACCGATACTCTGCTGGATGTAATCAGAGGCGATGTG TTTCGCCAACCCGACCTACATACAATACACCTTGTACTCAGAGACGTGTCTGATGGCGTATCCCCAGCATCAACCTTTTTACCCGTTACCCAGAGCCCAGCTTTGGGAAACCAACCTTCAAACATCCAACCTCCAAACATCCAGCGCCAATCGCCTCCACACCCCGCGTTCATGggacctcctcctccgcctgGCATGGCAAGAAGACCAGTGGTGCAGCCAGTTCATCAGATTCATCAGAATGCCACGCCATCTCAGCCGCAGGCGCCGTCATCGGCTCGCCCGCATTCCCCATCCCCAGCTCATACTCCCGAGCAGGCGGCAGctttccagcagcaacatcaaagcATGACGCAATGGTTAACACAGATCCAGAGAGAAGCCATGGCCAGGATGGTTCAACAGAATCAGCGCGGGAGAGCTCATATGGGCATGCGCGGTGTTGGCGACCCCGCGGCTGCCAACTACGGGGGATTAACTCCAGAGTCAAATAGTGGGAGAGGGAGTCCGGCCCCATCGCACACAATTTATCGAGAAGTCATTGGACCCAACGGCCACAGCTACCACGTCGAGACTCGTAATGGAGCTGGTGGACTCCCAGgggcatctgcatctgcgcCGTCAATTCCTGGTGTATTTACCCCTAATGATATTCACAACATTCTGCGAGGGGCAGACTCCAACCAGATACCCGCACCCCTGGCAAATGCACTGCATCAAAGCAACTTGCGCCGAAGTGCCTCTAGTGCCTCGCTTCACAACCGGGCGTTCAACCAACCCTCCATCACTACCTCTGTCTTTGCGAATGGTGGCTCTCGAGCTGGCAGCGGCCGAGCTACGCCAGACCTAGGGCTGAGGTCGGTTTCTGGCTCATTCATTCCCGCCCCTACGTCTGCCCCTTCTCTTGTTCCATCCCAGTCACGACAGGGTGTCGATGTGTATATTCTGTCATCCCCCGAGGGGCCCCGCGCCCTTCTCTTCAACGGCAATGTGGCAGAGGCTTACTACACGCCCAGGCTGGCTATGCAGCCGCTTCCCTACTACTCTCCAAGCTTGATCCGCACGATGCAGCCGCAAACCAGGGATGACCATCATCAGACACAGCGGGCAGACGCAAGACAGGCTGCTCAAACCCCTCAGGACCCAGCGCcacagcctcagcctcagcagcagcagcagcaacaacaacaggtCCAACAGCCGCAGCCTCCGCAGCCGCAGGGCCAACAGCCAAGAATCGCCCCTTTACATGCTGGTAACCCACCTGCGGCTGGCCTAGCTCATCTGATTGTGCAGTTGGCTCCTCACATCTGGCTTATAGTACGCCTAGCCCTTTTTGTGTGGTTCTTTACGCCTGTCAACTCTAGCTGGTCAAGATGGTGCACTGTTATTGCTTTGGCATTGTTCATGTTTGCCCTCACCACCGGGCTCTTGGCCGGCTATGCCGAGCAGATCTGGCGACCGATAGGACGGTATCTCGAAACTGTGCTGCCTGCCATGGATCATGGGAATCATGGACACAGGCAGGATGCAAACCATGATGGGGCCCCTAGAGCTGAGCGAAATAGGATGCCTGACCCTGCTGAGACGGCTGCCCGACTGCTTGCTGAGCGTCGCAATCAAGAATCGTGGCTCACGGGGCAATTGAGGCGACTGGAGCGAGCgggcctcctcttccttgccAGTATTGCTCCTGGGGTTGCGGAACGCCATATTGCTaatcaagaaagagaagcaaggGAACAGGAAACGCGGCGCAGAGAAGCCGAAATTGCGGCAagagcggcagaggcagcaatggctgATGCCATGGCCAATGCCAGAGCTGTCGTAGCTGCTGAgtatgatgaagatgaaaccGTGCATGAGACAAGTGACGGCCAACATCAATCTGGGGAACAAGATGTGCACCACGACTACGAGGATGCTGAACGAGACAGGGCCATCCGCGAAGAAATCTCTACCGCGTAG
- a CDS encoding uncharacterized protein (TransMembrane:1 (i88-108o)~BUSCO:EOG092D2TPW) translates to MATLGIGSSRLVYGGGSGGASLHHPLSSSLRARCAVRAAAGRRTGQLAANSGPTRRVPSSRCNFSTQNSGKRPKFSQRLGEALRNSKITWYQIPVGLGIGFLGLVQFYKVSSRERERQQEQDGTTSPKPRPRVRPDGPWQVQVMSTLPLKAISRIWGKFNELTIPYYLRVPGFKLYSFIFGVNLDEVSEPDLHVYPNLAAFFYRTLKPGARPLDPDPHALLSPSDGKVLQFGHIESGDIEQVKGMTYSIDALLGKHSPTSSIYSGLSDQARERPRRGRSVPVGDEEIIKQEEEFAQVNGISYTLPDLMSGSKDAKPPHPVTDESLAASSPRAVSEVRAELALGEKPWYDLLSPDKTTSLYYAVIYLAPGDYHRFHSPTNWVVESRRHFAGELYSVSPYLQRTLPGLFTLNERVVLLGRWRWGFFSYVPVGATNVGSIKINFDRELRTNSLTTDTAADLAAEEASKRGEPYLGFAEATYENASPVLHGHALRRGDEMGGFQLGSTIVLVFEAPATSKTADGQEKKGWEWAVEKGQKLKMGQVLGRVLED, encoded by the exons ATGGCGACGCTGGGAATCGGTTCCAGCCGTCTGGTGTACGGTGGAGGCAGTGGGGGAGCAAGTTTGCATCATCCGCTCTCATCATCCTTGCGCGCAAGATGCGCCgttcgagctgctgctgggcgtcGAACAGGCCAATTGGCTGCTAATTCAGGACCTACTCGGCGTGTTCCATCCTCACGATGCAACTTCTCTACTCAAAACTCTGGAAAGCGACCCAAGTTCTCCCAGAGGCTTGGCGAGGCGTTGCGCAACAGCAAAATCACATGGTATCAGATCCCCGTGGGTCTGGGTATAGGCTTCTTGGGGCTGGTTCAGTTCTATAAAGTCTCGTCcagggaaagggaaaggcagcaagagcaggatGGCACCACGTCACCGAAGCCCCGGCCCAGAGTGCGCCCCGACGGACCatg GCAGGTCCAAGTCATGTCCACTCTTCctctcaaggccatctcTCGAATATGGGGGAAATTCAATGAACTGACAATCCCGTACTATCTGCGTGTCCCTGGGTTTAAGCTGTACTCATTCATCTTTGGTGTCAA CCTTGACGAGGTGTCCGAGCCCGACCTTCATGTGTATCCTAACCTTGCGGCCTTCTTCTATCGAACTCTCAAACCAGGCGCTCGTCCACTGGATCCAGACCCtcatgctcttctctccccaTCCGACGGCAAGGTTCTCCAATTCGGCCATATCGAAAGCGGTGACATTGAACAGGTAAAAGGCATGACCTACAGCATTGATGCGCTGCTCGGAAAGCATAGCCCGACATCCAGCATCTACAGTGGACTGTCGGACCAAGCCCGAGAGCGCCCCCGTCGAGGCCGCAGCGTACCTGTTGGCGACGAAGAGATTATCaagcaggaggaggaatTTGCCCAGGTCAACGGCATCTCGTACACCCTGCCTGACCTCATGTCCGGATCCAAAGATGCCAAGCCTCCACACCCCGTAACCGACGAGTCgcttgcagcttcatctCCCCGCGCCGTCTCAGAGGTCCGCGCCGAGCTTGCTCTGGGCGAAAAGCCCTGGTACGATCTGCTCTCGCCCGACAAGACCACGTCCCTGTACTACGCCGTCATCTACCTCGCTCCCGGAGACTACCACCGCTTCCACTCGCCCACGAACTGGGTCGTGGAGAGCAGGCGCCACTTCGCAGGCGAGCTCTACAGCGTCTCGCCCTACCTCCAGCGCACCCTGCCCGGCCTCTTCACTCTCAACGAGCGAGTCGTCCTCCTGggccgctggcgctggggcTTCTTCAGCTACGTCCCCGTCGGCGCCACAAACGTCGGCTCCATCAAGATCAACTTTGACCGCGAGCTCCGCACCAACAGCCTCACCACGGACACCGCCGCCGACCTGGCAGCCGAGGAAGCTTCCAAGCGCGGCGAGCCGTATCTCGGCTTCGCCGAAGCCACGTATGAAAACGCAAGCCCAGTGCTGCACGGACATGCTCTGAGGCGCGGTGATGAGATGGGTGGCTTCCAACTCGGCAGCACGATTGTACTGGTGTTTGAGGCGCCGGCCACGTCCAAGACTGCGgatggccaagagaagaaaggatgGGAGTGGGCGGTAGAAAAGGGGCAGAAACTGAAGATGGGACAGGTACTGGGGCGTGTGCTTGAAGACTAG
- a CDS encoding uncharacterized protein (EggNog:ENOG41): protein MASLAGHNFNLFSQQQQEEYSHFADATHNPVFSSAPMDMGIAADAFASYVQRAPSQEHYSTSPSTISFEYTTDPASTYMMNNATSPGVYGDDLLSNMSTGSASSSAVGSPLSNHGQTGMDLTHYGGLNIQPSIAGEYLDFAAYAHGMEDVTPYDFASLAPAKSYVDPSLIHPEISRPPMAISPFETHYQPAVHYPSSPSAISAASPQPHLIRTSSSSPYLQSGPFQPGFATSPYATNAMSNGAGVGARRLSMSKTGGNSFNVSPVSADYHSGDEVKEKQRCSYPECGKTFKDLKAHMLTHQTERPEKCPITTCEYHIKGFARKYDKNRHTLTHYKGNMVCGFCPGSGSASEKSFNRADVFKRHLTSVHNVEQTPPNSRKRTGGAPMTLAGYAADATGKCSTCSQCFNNAQDFYEHLDDCVLRMVQQEDPAEAINAKRLAEVADDKNVHQTLEKNKLPITTQTSQIQEDDDEDDMMEDDEDDMTTFSPSRKNASLNRISKSRGITHSRGGVPLTAKRGRNKRRDYPSSWGFNKGQMTMKKRVMAVFDGPRRLAKDDLMLSTDHEVRIKLSDGKSYVTDLDVQTLKRAEGFHNATDEEKGPWISDDPTEEQLKEMQETQRMLDTGASDL from the exons ATGGCGTCTCTAGCAGGGCACAACTTCAACCTGttctcgcagcagcagcaggaggaatACTCCCACTTCGCCGACGCAACTCACAACcccgtcttctcctctgcGCCCATGGACATGGGCATCGCCGCCGATGCCTTTGCCTCGTATGTGCAGCGCGCACCCAGCCAGGAGCACTACAGCACCAGCCCCAGCACCATCAGCTTCGAATACACCACCGACCCAGCTTCCACCTACATGATGAACAACGCTACCTCACCAGGCGTGTACGGCGACGACCTGCTCTCCAACATGTCCACCGGCTCTGCATCGTCCTCTGCGGTTGGATCTCCTCTCTCAAACCACGGCCAGACGGGCATGGATCTGACTCACTATGGTGGCCTCAACATCCAGCCGAGCATCGCCGGCGAATATCTCGACTTTGCTGCCTACGCGCACGGAATGGAGGATGTGACGCCCTATGATTTCGCCAGCCTGGCGCCCGCCAAGTCCTATGTTG ATCCCTCTCTGATTCACCCGGAGATCTCCAGACCGCCAATGGCGATATCTCCGTTTGAGACACACTACCAGCCCGCCGTCCACTAtccctcttcgccctctgccatctctgctgcctctcccCAGCCACACCTGATCCgcaccagcagctcatcgCCATATCTGCAGAGCGGTCCCTTCCAGCCCGGCTTCGCTACCAGCCCGTATGCGACCAACGCCATGAGCAACGGTGCTGGTGTTGGCGCTCGCCGCCTGAGCATGAGCAAGACGGGCGGCAACAGCTTCAACGTCTCTCCCGTCTCCGCCGACTACCACAGCGGCGACGAggtcaaggagaagcagcgatGCTCCTATCCCGAGTGCGGCAAGACCTTCAAGGATCTCAAGGCCCACATGCTCACCCATCAGACTGAGCGCCCTGAGAAGTGCCCCATCACGACATGCGAGTATCACATTAAGGGGTTTGCTCGCAAGTATGACAAGAACCGTCATACCCTGACGCACTACAAGGGCAACATGGTCTGTGGCTTCTGCCCCGGATCGGGGTCTGCGTCCGAGAAGTCGTTCAACCGCGCCGACGTCTTCAAGCGACACCTCACCTCTGTCCACAATGTCGAGCAGACCCCCCCCAACAGCCGCAAGAGGACTGGCGGCGCGCCAATGACCCTCGCCGGCTACGCTGCCGACGCCACTGGCAAGTGCAGCACTTGCTCGCAGTGCTTCAACAACGCCCAGGACTTTTACGAGCACTTGGACGACTGCGTGCTGCGCATGGTTCAGCAGGAAGACCccgccgaggccatcaacgccaagcGCCTGGCCGAGGTTGCCGACGACAAGAACGTCCACCAGACcctggagaagaacaagctgCCCATCACCACCCAGACCTCTCAGATTcaagaggatgacgacgaggatgacatgatggaggatgacgaggatgacatGACCACCTTTTCGCCCTCGAGGAAGAATGCTTCCCTCAACCGCATTTCAAAGTCTCGCGGCATTACCCACTCCCGTGGCGGTGTTCCCCTCACTGCCAAGCGCGGCCGCAACAAGCGCCGCGACTACCCTTCCTCTTGGGGATTCAACAAGGgccagatgacgatgaagaagcgtGTCATGGCAGTCTTTGACGGCCCTCGACGCCTTGCCAAGGATGATTTGATGCTCTCCACTGATCACGAGGTCCGCATCAAGCTCTCTGACGGCAAGTCTTATGTGACGGACCTTGACGTCCAGACCTTGAAGCGTGCTGAGGGTTTCCACAATGCCACTGATGAGGAGAAGGGCCCTTGGATCTCTGACGATCCCACTGAGGAGCAGTTGAAGGAGATGCAGGAGACGCAGCGGATGCTGGACACCGGTGCTTCCGACTTGTAG